The following are from one region of the Novosphingobium humi genome:
- a CDS encoding tyrosine-type recombinase/integrase, whose product MVKHNGANERIKRDYFRYLQEAKGRDDATVDGVAKSLARFEEATRGRDFKRFNREMAVAFKRRLAETHNMRTGERLSKATVLATLRDLRGFFFWLAHLPGYKTHIRYDDADYFNLSDKDTAIARARREKKVPTLDQLHRVLATMPTVTVLERRDRALVAFTALTGARVAALASFRLEHIDLAAGVVHQDARTVNTKFGKTFPTWFMPIGGDALAILQDWIEELRRDHLWGPADPLFPSTRMGLGECGGFVAQGLNRHGWATTQPIREIFKRAFEAAGLPAFNPHSFRDMLVHHAMKLNLSPEAMKAWSQNLGHADVMTTFTSYGTVPAHRQGDLIKSAGERSTSADFLNDPDVAALVAKIRGKVA is encoded by the coding sequence ATGGTGAAACACAATGGCGCAAACGAGCGGATCAAGCGCGATTATTTCCGCTATTTGCAGGAGGCAAAGGGCCGCGATGACGCCACTGTCGATGGCGTGGCCAAATCGTTGGCTCGGTTTGAAGAGGCCACGCGGGGCCGAGACTTCAAGCGCTTCAACCGCGAAATGGCGGTGGCCTTCAAGAGGCGGCTGGCAGAGACCCACAACATGCGCACGGGTGAAAGGTTGAGCAAGGCGACTGTGCTGGCCACGCTGCGCGATCTGCGCGGCTTCTTCTTCTGGCTTGCCCATCTGCCCGGATACAAAACCCATATCCGCTATGATGACGCCGACTATTTCAACCTGAGCGACAAAGACACCGCGATTGCCCGTGCCCGCCGCGAGAAGAAGGTGCCGACGCTCGATCAGCTGCACCGCGTTCTGGCCACCATGCCCACCGTGACCGTGCTGGAGCGGCGCGACCGCGCGCTGGTGGCCTTCACCGCCCTGACCGGCGCGCGTGTTGCCGCGCTGGCCAGTTTCAGGCTGGAGCATATCGATCTGGCGGCTGGCGTCGTGCATCAGGATGCGCGCACCGTGAACACCAAATTCGGCAAGACCTTTCCCACATGGTTTATGCCCATTGGCGGCGATGCTCTGGCCATCTTGCAGGATTGGATAGAAGAACTGCGCCGCGACCATCTTTGGGGGCCAGCCGATCCGCTCTTTCCCTCAACCCGCATGGGGCTGGGCGAGTGCGGCGGCTTTGTGGCGCAGGGCCTCAACCGCCATGGCTGGGCTACAACGCAACCCATCCGCGAAATCTTCAAGCGCGCTTTTGAGGCGGCTGGCCTGCCCGCATTCAACCCGCACAGTTTCCGCGATATGCTTGTGCATCACGCCATGAAGCTGAACCTCTCGCCCGAAGCGATGAAGGCGTGGAGCCAGAACCTTGGCCATGCCGATGTGATGACCACCTTTACCAGCTATGGCACCGTGCCCGCGCATCGGCAGGGGGATTTGATCAAATCGGCTGGCGAGCGCTCCACCTCCGCTGATTTCTTGAACGACCCCGATGTGGCCGCATTGGTGGCCAAGATTCGCGGCAAGGTTGCATAG
- a CDS encoding helix-turn-helix domain-containing protein — MPARRANPQRVKLHRSYSVSELALCCGVHKNTIRHWQAKGLEPVDSSRPTLFRGATIRAFLAKAKASRKSPCPPGTLYCLRCREPRKPALGMVDFVPITESGGNLRAICGTCETVMHRRARRADLGRIMPGCTVQITQGQIRLKGRASPSPNCDKERQN; from the coding sequence ATGCCCGCGCGTCGGGCCAATCCGCAGCGGGTAAAGCTGCACCGCAGTTATAGCGTGTCCGAACTTGCCTTGTGTTGTGGTGTCCACAAAAACACCATCCGCCATTGGCAGGCCAAGGGGCTGGAGCCTGTTGATAGCAGCCGCCCCACGCTCTTTCGCGGGGCCACCATTCGCGCTTTTCTGGCCAAAGCCAAGGCCAGCCGCAAAAGCCCTTGCCCTCCCGGCACGCTCTATTGCCTGCGGTGCAGGGAGCCGCGCAAGCCTGCGCTGGGCATGGTCGATTTCGTGCCGATCACGGAAAGCGGCGGCAACTTGCGGGCGATCTGCGGAACCTGCGAAACTGTGATGCACCGCCGCGCCCGCCGCGCCGATTTGGGGCGGATCATGCCCGGTTGCACCGTCCAAATCACGCAAGGCCAGATACGCCTAAAGGGGCGTGCTTCCCCTTCCCCGAATTGTGACAAGGAAAGGCAGAACTGA
- a CDS encoding helix-turn-helix domain-containing protein, whose translation MERFAYSINDTAKALSLGRTSVYAMIADGRLEVFKLGRRTLVKAESIRRLIEGQG comes from the coding sequence ATGGAACGTTTCGCCTATTCGATCAATGACACCGCCAAGGCCCTGAGTCTGGGCCGCACCTCGGTTTATGCCATGATTGCCGATGGCCGCTTGGAGGTTTTCAAGCTGGGCCGTCGTACCTTGGTTAAAGCGGAATCGATCCGTCGCTTGATTGAGGGGCAGGGTTAA
- a CDS encoding tyrosine-type recombinase/integrase, translating to MALTDTAARNAKPREKEYKLADSGGLYLLVTPAGGKLWRLKFRIDGREKKLSIGSYPEISLAEARKRRDEAREQMAAGKDPSREKQLAKHRAQVAAANTFAEIGQEYLGKRKREGLSGSTSGKADYYLSRLTPALGRLPVGEITASDVLAVLRVFEKQGKHETANRLLQLASRIFRYAVATARLTSDPTRDLRGAITTPKVKHYAAITDAEGTGKLLRAIDGYEGGGMTRLALQLAPHVFVRPGELRQAEWNEIDLEKALWIIPAEKMKMRKPHHVPLSRQAVALLREAAGLTGAKGYVFPSVRTNARPMSENTINAGLRRLGYSKDEMTAHGFRSMASTLLNESGKFSPDAIERALAHSDSDSVRAAYHRGAHWQERVEMAQWWSDYLDQLRKGAEVIRFPQSAQIPISVHD from the coding sequence ATGGCTTTGACCGACACCGCCGCCCGAAATGCCAAGCCGCGCGAAAAGGAATATAAACTGGCCGACAGCGGTGGCCTTTATCTGCTGGTGACGCCCGCAGGCGGCAAACTTTGGCGGCTGAAATTCCGAATCGATGGCCGCGAAAAGAAGCTGTCTATTGGCAGCTATCCCGAAATCAGCTTGGCCGAGGCGCGCAAGCGGCGCGATGAAGCGCGCGAACAGATGGCGGCTGGCAAAGACCCCTCGCGCGAAAAGCAACTGGCCAAACACCGCGCGCAAGTCGCCGCCGCCAACACCTTTGCCGAAATCGGGCAAGAGTATCTGGGCAAGCGCAAGCGCGAAGGCCTTTCAGGCAGCACCAGCGGCAAGGCTGACTATTACCTGTCGCGCCTCACCCCTGCGCTTGGTCGCCTGCCGGTTGGCGAAATCACCGCATCTGATGTGCTGGCCGTGCTGCGCGTTTTTGAAAAGCAGGGGAAGCACGAAACCGCCAACCGCCTCTTGCAACTGGCCAGCCGCATTTTCAGATATGCCGTGGCAACCGCCCGCCTGACTTCAGACCCGACCCGCGATCTGCGCGGGGCCATCACCACGCCCAAGGTGAAGCACTACGCTGCCATCACCGATGCCGAGGGCACGGGCAAACTTCTGCGCGCGATAGATGGCTATGAAGGCGGCGGGATGACGCGGCTGGCTTTGCAACTGGCCCCGCATGTTTTCGTGCGCCCCGGCGAATTGCGGCAAGCCGAATGGAACGAAATCGATCTGGAAAAGGCGCTCTGGATCATCCCCGCCGAAAAGATGAAAATGCGAAAGCCCCATCATGTGCCGCTGTCGCGGCAAGCAGTAGCTCTGCTGCGTGAGGCTGCGGGGCTGACAGGTGCGAAGGGCTATGTTTTCCCAAGCGTGCGAACCAATGCCCGCCCGATGAGCGAAAACACCATCAACGCCGGTTTGCGGCGGCTGGGCTATTCCAAGGACGAAATGACCGCGCACGGCTTCCGCTCAATGGCGTCCACCTTGCTCAATGAAAGCGGCAAATTCTCGCCCGATGCCATCGAACGCGCGCTGGCCCATTCCGACAGCGACAGCGTTCGCGCTGCTTATCATCGCGGCGCGCATTGGCAGGAGCGCGTGGAAATGGCCCAATGGTGGAGCGATTACCTCGATCAACTGCGCAAGGGGGCCGAGGTCATTCGTTTCCCACAGTCGGCACAGATTCCAATTTCTGTGCATGATTGA
- a CDS encoding replication-associated recombination protein A — protein sequence MPDLFAADEPAPTPRAIPAGAIPLAERLRPTELSEVIGQEHLTGPNGAIGRMVAAGSLSSMILWGPPGTGKTSIARLLAAAVGMRYAAISAVFSGVADLKRMFAEAEGALALSGRRTLLFVDEIHRFNRAQQDGFLPYVEQGVVTLVGATTENPSFALNAALLSRAQVLILHRLSPEALAHLLARAEEAEGVSLPLTPPAREALIASADGDGRFLLGQAETLYNAQIAAPLDPAELGQFLQRRVAVYDKDRDGHYNLISALHKSVRGSDPQAALYYLARMLTAGEDPMYLLRRLVRMASEDIGLADPMALQQCLAAKDAFEFLGSPEGELAIAQACLYLASAPKSNAAYKGWKEAAASARATGSLMPPANILNAPTKLMKDIGYGADYAYDHDAPDAFSGANYWPEGMAPQQFYRPVERGFEREILKRLEWWDRKRRERAG from the coding sequence ATGCCCGACCTTTTCGCCGCCGACGAACCCGCGCCAACACCCCGCGCCATCCCGGCAGGCGCAATTCCCTTGGCCGAACGCCTGCGCCCGACGGAATTGAGCGAGGTGATCGGGCAGGAGCATCTGACCGGGCCGAACGGCGCAATCGGGCGAATGGTGGCGGCGGGCAGCCTGTCGAGCATGATCCTGTGGGGCCCGCCCGGCACCGGCAAGACCAGCATCGCGCGCCTGCTGGCCGCCGCCGTGGGCATGCGTTACGCGGCGATCAGCGCGGTGTTTTCCGGCGTCGCGGATCTCAAACGCATGTTTGCCGAGGCCGAGGGCGCGCTGGCGCTGTCGGGTCGGCGGACGCTGTTGTTTGTGGACGAAATCCATCGTTTCAATCGCGCCCAACAGGACGGCTTTCTGCCTTATGTCGAACAAGGCGTGGTGACGCTGGTGGGCGCGACGACGGAGAACCCTTCCTTCGCCCTCAACGCCGCTTTGCTAAGCCGCGCGCAGGTGCTGATCCTGCACCGCCTCTCGCCCGAAGCTCTGGCCCATCTGCTGGCCCGCGCCGAGGAGGCCGAGGGCGTGTCCCTGCCCCTGACGCCCCCTGCGCGCGAGGCCTTGATCGCCAGCGCGGATGGTGATGGCCGCTTTCTGCTGGGCCAGGCCGAGACGCTCTACAATGCCCAGATCGCCGCCCCGCTTGATCCGGCTGAATTGGGGCAATTCCTGCAACGCCGCGTGGCCGTTTATGACAAGGACCGCGACGGCCATTACAATCTGATTTCCGCGCTGCATAAATCGGTGCGCGGGTCCGATCCGCAGGCCGCGCTTTATTATCTGGCGCGGATGCTGACGGCGGGTGAAGACCCGATGTATCTGCTGCGCCGCCTTGTCCGCATGGCCTCGGAAGACATCGGCCTTGCCGACCCGATGGCGCTCCAGCAATGTTTGGCCGCCAAGGATGCCTTTGAATTCCTCGGCAGCCCGGAAGGTGAACTGGCCATCGCGCAGGCCTGTCTTTACCTTGCCAGCGCGCCCAAATCCAATGCGGCCTACAAGGGCTGGAAAGAAGCGGCGGCCTCGGCCCGCGCCACAGGATCGCTGATGCCCCCCGCCAATATCCTGAACGCGCCGACCAAGCTGATGAAAGACATCGGCTATGGCGCGGATTACGCCTATGACCATGACGCGCCGGACGCTTTTTCCGGCGCGAATTACTGGCCCGAAGGCATGGCGCCCCAGCAATTCTATCGCCCGGTCGAGCGCGGTTTCGAGCGCGAGATCCTCAAGCGTCTGGAATGGTGGGACCGCAAGCGGCGCGAGCGGGCCGGGTGA
- a CDS encoding glycosyltransferase family 4 protein: MTLPSKTSDLRVALFSGNYNMVTDGANKALNRLVGYLLAQGAQVRVYSPTVDAPAFEPAGDLISLPSFAIPGRTEYRVATGLPRAVRRDLEAFAPNIVHVSSPDPSAHRAVTWARARGLPVLGSVHTRFDTYPRYYNLAWVEPILTAILRRFYRRCDGLVAPSESMAQVLREQRMNYDISLWSRGVDRHIFDASRRDMAWRRSLGIEDHEVVVGLFSRLVMEKGLDVFADTIDQLVARGVPHRVLIVGDGPAREWFENRLPANAVFAGYQAGTDLGRAVASMDILFFPSITETFGNVTLEAMACSLPVVCAEATGSESLVDNGHSGRLIRPGHVHAFAQAVRGYIEDAALRAAHGAAGEARSRDFSWDRINQSVADTYLRLIRQKARVGK; encoded by the coding sequence ATGACACTCCCTTCCAAAACCAGTGATCTGCGCGTTGCCCTGTTCAGCGGCAATTACAACATGGTCACCGATGGCGCGAACAAGGCGCTCAACCGTCTGGTCGGCTATCTTCTGGCGCAGGGCGCGCAGGTGCGGGTCTATTCGCCCACCGTCGATGCGCCCGCTTTCGAACCCGCCGGCGATCTGATCAGCCTGCCCAGTTTCGCCATTCCCGGTCGCACCGAATATCGCGTGGCCACCGGCCTGCCGCGCGCGGTGCGCCGCGATCTTGAGGCTTTTGCCCCCAATATCGTCCATGTCTCCAGCCCCGACCCTTCGGCCCACCGCGCCGTGACATGGGCGCGCGCGCGCGGATTGCCCGTACTGGGCAGCGTGCATACGCGCTTTGACACCTATCCGCGCTATTACAATCTGGCATGGGTCGAACCGATCCTGACGGCCATCCTGCGCCGGTTCTACCGCCGCTGCGACGGGCTGGTGGCGCCTTCGGAATCCATGGCGCAGGTGCTGCGCGAACAGCGGATGAATTACGACATCTCGCTGTGGAGCCGGGGCGTCGATCGCCATATCTTCGACGCATCGCGCCGCGATATGGCATGGCGGCGCAGCCTTGGCATCGAGGATCACGAAGTGGTCGTGGGCCTGTTCAGCCGCCTCGTCATGGAAAAGGGGCTCGATGTCTTTGCCGACACGATCGACCAACTAGTGGCGCGCGGGGTGCCGCACCGGGTGCTGATCGTGGGCGATGGCCCGGCGCGTGAATGGTTCGAAAACCGCCTGCCCGCCAATGCAGTCTTTGCCGGTTATCAGGCCGGGACCGACCTTGGCCGCGCGGTGGCCAGCATGGACATCCTGTTCTTCCCCTCGATCACCGAAACCTTCGGCAATGTCACGCTGGAGGCCATGGCCTGCTCGCTGCCTGTTGTCTGCGCCGAGGCGACCGGATCGGAAAGCCTGGTCGACAACGGCCATTCGGGCCGCCTGATCCGCCCCGGCCATGTCCACGCCTTTGCTCAGGCCGTGCGCGGCTATATCGAGGACGCCGCCCTGCGCGCCGCCCATGGCGCCGCGGGCGAGGCGCGCAGCCGGGATTTTTCGTGGGATCGGATCAATCAGTCTGTTGCGGATACTTATCTGCGGTTGATCCGGCAGAAGGCTAGGGTGGGGAAGTAA
- a CDS encoding sulfotransferase family 2 domain-containing protein, whose amino-acid sequence MKMHASRLVFCHVPKTAGSSITRLLRDNWPGPHALDVYEEEGGQTDLAAALRDCAMLAGHLSQTSVLEAMRRAGVDGFKLTSLRNPVDHVLSQYYHIQAYAGAALAGDLRMQALKDAAVGMSLLEWMTGRARGLDGFDVLFDNPQIRMILNKKEGPVTLADARAAIAVMRRFDGVILFERLGESVAAVMGMLGLQGGGRLPRLMTNPAKGQSVVTLTRPELQAAMALTRYDAVLYDVIGAEWCARMAAMEGAAGPVAPVEQAAPVLLADVLRTSNAQRIEGGTVGDMIQMHEDSLFLHPPHGREGALRIASADFLAQGQERFSSELTMEHPAAPDVELSMTIREGERIVAGFTTRVSRVISVPVELRFAPIMGRCFVDLELRSLGPGGSNDYAGLMMRKAVFGAG is encoded by the coding sequence ATGAAAATGCATGCTTCGCGGCTGGTCTTTTGCCATGTGCCGAAAACCGCCGGTTCTTCGATCACGCGGTTGCTGCGCGATAATTGGCCGGGGCCGCACGCGCTCGATGTCTATGAAGAGGAAGGCGGACAGACCGATCTGGCCGCCGCGCTGCGCGATTGCGCGATGCTGGCCGGGCATCTGAGCCAGACCAGCGTGCTGGAGGCGATGCGGCGGGCCGGGGTGGACGGTTTCAAGCTGACCAGCCTGCGCAATCCGGTCGACCATGTGCTGAGCCAGTATTACCATATTCAGGCCTATGCCGGGGCCGCGCTGGCGGGCGACCTGCGGATGCAGGCGTTGAAGGATGCGGCCGTGGGCATGAGCCTGCTGGAATGGATGACCGGGCGGGCGCGGGGGCTGGACGGGTTCGATGTGCTTTTCGACAATCCCCAGATCCGCATGATCCTGAACAAGAAGGAGGGGCCGGTCACGCTGGCCGACGCGCGGGCGGCGATTGCGGTCATGCGGCGCTTTGACGGGGTGATCCTGTTCGAGCGGCTGGGCGAATCGGTGGCGGCGGTGATGGGGATGCTGGGGCTGCAAGGCGGTGGGCGGCTGCCCCGCCTGATGACCAATCCGGCCAAAGGGCAAAGCGTGGTGACGCTGACGCGGCCCGAACTGCAGGCGGCGATGGCGCTGACCCGCTATGACGCGGTGCTCTATGATGTGATCGGGGCGGAATGGTGCGCCCGGATGGCCGCGATGGAGGGGGCGGCGGGGCCTGTCGCGCCGGTCGAGCAGGCCGCGCCGGTGCTGCTGGCCGATGTCCTGCGCACATCCAATGCCCAGCGGATCGAGGGCGGCACGGTGGGCGACATGATCCAGATGCATGAGGACAGCCTGTTTCTGCACCCTCCGCATGGGCGCGAGGGCGCCTTGCGCATCGCCTCGGCCGATTTTCTGGCGCAGGGGCAGGAGCGCTTTTCGAGCGAACTGACAATGGAGCATCCCGCCGCGCCCGATGTTGAATTGTCGATGACGATCCGCGAGGGTGAGCGCATCGTGGCCGGTTTCACCACCCGCGTCTCGCGCGTGATCAGCGTGCCGGTGGAATTGCGCTTTGCCCCGATCATGGGGCGGTGTTTCGTCGATCTGGAATTGCGCAGCCTGGGGCCGGGCGGAAGCAATGACTATGCCGGGCTGATGATGCGCAAGGCGGTGTTTGGCGCGGGATAG
- the typA gene encoding translational GTPase TypA, translated as MSGPLPLRNIAIIAHVDHGKTTLVDQLFRQSGTFRDNQRVEERAMDSNDLEKERGITILAKPTSIEWNGTRINIVDTPGHADFGGEVERILSMVDGVILLVDSSEGAMPQTKFVTGKALALGLKPIVVVNKVDRPDERIQEVLDEVFDLFVSLDATDEQLDFPVLYASGRNGYASDDMNRREGTLEPMFQLIVDHVPPPALDVDAPFTFLVTLLDRDNFLGRVLTGRVTSGTVKVNQPIHALDMDGNVIETGRASKILSFQGLDRVPVEEARAGDIISLAGLSVATVANTIADTTVREPIKAQPIDPPTLSMRFAVNDSPMAGREGTKVTSRMIRDRLEREAESNVAIKITESADKDSFEVAGRGELQLGVLIETMRREGFELGISRPRVLFGTDENGNRTEPYETVLIDVDEEFAGTVVEKMANRKAEMTDMRPSGGGKTRISFVAPSRGLIGYHGEFLSDTRGTGIMNRLFDKYGPYKGKIEGRKNGVLISNGAGEANAYALGPLEERGILFVGVGEALYEGMIIGENAKPEDLEVNPMKSKALTNFRASGKDDAVRLTPPKVMTLEQAIAYIDEDEMVEVTPKNIRIRKAILDPNERKKASRKKD; from the coding sequence GATTATCGCCCACGTTGACCATGGCAAGACCACGCTGGTTGACCAGCTCTTCCGCCAGTCCGGCACGTTCCGCGACAACCAGCGCGTTGAAGAACGCGCCATGGACAGCAACGATCTGGAAAAGGAACGCGGGATCACCATCCTTGCCAAGCCCACCAGCATCGAATGGAACGGCACCCGCATCAACATCGTCGACACCCCCGGCCACGCCGACTTCGGCGGCGAGGTGGAGCGCATCCTCTCGATGGTCGACGGCGTGATCCTGCTGGTCGACAGCTCGGAAGGCGCGATGCCGCAGACCAAGTTCGTGACCGGCAAGGCGCTGGCGCTGGGCCTCAAGCCCATCGTCGTCGTCAACAAGGTCGACCGCCCCGACGAGCGTATCCAGGAAGTGCTGGACGAAGTGTTCGACCTCTTCGTCTCGCTCGACGCCACCGACGAACAGCTTGATTTCCCCGTTCTTTATGCCTCGGGCCGCAATGGCTACGCCAGCGATGACATGAACCGCCGCGAAGGCACGCTCGAACCCATGTTCCAGCTCATCGTCGATCATGTGCCGCCGCCGGCGCTCGACGTTGACGCCCCCTTCACCTTCCTCGTCACCCTGCTCGACCGCGACAACTTCCTTGGCCGCGTGCTGACGGGCCGCGTCACCTCGGGCACGGTCAAGGTCAACCAGCCGATCCACGCGCTGGATATGGACGGCAATGTGATCGAAACCGGTCGCGCCTCCAAGATCCTCTCGTTCCAGGGTCTGGACCGCGTGCCGGTTGAAGAAGCCCGCGCCGGCGACATCATCAGCCTTGCCGGTCTGTCGGTGGCCACGGTGGCCAACACCATCGCCGACACCACGGTGCGCGAGCCGATCAAGGCCCAGCCGATCGACCCGCCGACCCTCTCGATGCGCTTTGCGGTGAACGATTCGCCCATGGCGGGCCGCGAAGGCACCAAGGTGACCAGCCGCATGATCCGCGACCGTCTGGAGCGTGAAGCCGAATCGAACGTGGCCATCAAGATCACCGAATCGGCCGACAAGGACAGCTTCGAAGTCGCCGGTCGCGGCGAACTTCAGCTCGGCGTGCTGATCGAAACCATGCGCCGCGAAGGCTTCGAACTGGGCATCAGCCGCCCCCGCGTGCTGTTCGGCACCGATGAAAACGGCAACCGCACCGAACCTTATGAAACCGTTCTGATCGACGTGGACGAGGAATTTGCCGGCACCGTCGTCGAAAAGATGGCCAACCGTAAGGCAGAAATGACCGACATGCGCCCCAGCGGCGGCGGCAAGACCCGCATCAGCTTCGTCGCGCCCTCGCGCGGGCTGATCGGCTATCACGGCGAATTCCTGTCCGACACGCGCGGCACGGGCATCATGAACCGCCTGTTCGACAAGTACGGCCCCTACAAGGGCAAGATCGAAGGCCGCAAGAACGGCGTGCTGATCTCGAACGGCGCGGGTGAAGCCAATGCCTATGCGCTCGGCCCGCTCGAAGAACGCGGCATCCTGTTCGTGGGCGTGGGCGAAGCGCTGTATGAAGGCATGATCATCGGCGAAAACGCCAAGCCCGAAGACCTCGAAGTCAACCCGATGAAGTCGAAGGCCCTCACCAACTTCCGCGCCAGCGGCAAGGACGACGCCGTGCGTCTGACCCCGCCCAAGGTGATGACGCTGGAACAGGCCATCGCCTATATCGACGAAGACGAAATGGTCGAAGTCACCCCCAAGAACATCCGTATCCGCAAGGCGATCCTCGATCCCAACGAGCGCAAGAAAGCCTCGCGCAAGAAGGATTGA